The Lycium barbarum isolate Lr01 chromosome 12, ASM1917538v2, whole genome shotgun sequence genome includes a region encoding these proteins:
- the LOC132624239 gene encoding uncharacterized protein LOC132624239 — MEEVMKAVFELSGDSACGPNGFSGIFYQKCWEVIKVDVFNVVKAFFEGHALPKSIIRTNLVLLPKKNVVESFSDVRPISLSNFINKVISRVVHDKLDRLLPAVISSNQSGFVKGRNIIENVLLTQEIVTDIRNRGKPANVVINLDMTEFHSYISIW; from the coding sequence ATGGAAGAAGTGATGAAAGCTGTTTTTGAGTTATCAGGTGACAGTGCATGTGGACCAAATGGTTTTTCTGGGATATTTTATCAAAAGTGTTGGGAAGTGATCAAAGTTGATGTGTTTAATGTAGTTAAAGCCTTCTTTGAGGGTCATGCCCTTCCTAAATCAATTATTCGCACCAACTTAGTGTTGTTGCCAAAGAAGAATGTGGTGGAATCATTTTCTGATGTGAGGCCTATAAGTCTTAgcaacttcatcaacaaggtCATCTCTAGAGTAGTGCATGACAAGCTTGATAGACTGTTACCAGCTGTGATATCTTCTAATCAGTCAGGATTTGTCAAGGGTAGGAATATTATTGAGAATGTACTGTTGACACAGGAAATTGTGACAGACATAAGGAATAGAGGGAAACCTGCAAATGTTGTTATTAACTTGGATATGACAGAGTTTCATAGCTATATCTCTATATGGTAA